One region of Natronorubrum aibiense genomic DNA includes:
- the pstB gene encoding phosphate ABC transporter ATP-binding protein PstB: MTANGGSSRSVSASDPGGSRSDATMTDNAPLGSPRVDNAVIKSRDLDVYYGDDQALHGVDMDIPEQKVTALIGPSGCGKSTFLRSINRMNDLIDIARVDGDLYFRDKNVYDDDVDPVALRRKIGMVFQKPNPFPKSIRDNVAYGLRVQGKDDGDVDEKVRTALERAALLEEVEDQLDSSGLDLSGGQQQRLCIARAIAPDPEVILMDEPASALDPVATSKIEDLVEELAEEYTVVIVTHNMQQAARISDKTAVFLTGGHLVEFDDTNKIFENPESDRVEDYITGKFG; encoded by the coding sequence ATGACTGCAAATGGCGGCAGCTCACGATCCGTATCGGCGTCCGACCCGGGTGGTTCGCGTTCGGACGCGACGATGACCGACAACGCACCACTGGGCTCGCCACGCGTCGACAATGCCGTCATCAAATCCCGTGACCTCGATGTCTACTACGGTGACGATCAGGCACTCCACGGAGTCGACATGGACATCCCGGAGCAGAAGGTGACGGCACTCATCGGGCCGTCGGGCTGTGGGAAGTCGACGTTCCTGCGCTCGATCAATCGCATGAACGATCTCATCGACATCGCCCGCGTCGACGGCGACCTCTACTTCCGCGATAAGAACGTCTACGACGACGACGTCGATCCGGTTGCCCTGCGCCGGAAAATCGGTATGGTGTTCCAGAAACCAAACCCGTTCCCGAAATCGATCCGGGACAACGTCGCCTACGGCCTCCGCGTCCAGGGAAAAGACGACGGTGACGTCGACGAGAAGGTTCGCACGGCACTCGAGCGGGCAGCATTGCTCGAGGAGGTCGAAGACCAACTCGACTCGAGCGGGCTGGACCTCTCGGGCGGACAACAGCAGCGACTCTGCATCGCTCGTGCGATTGCCCCCGATCCGGAAGTGATCCTGATGGACGAGCCGGCCTCGGCACTCGACCCCGTCGCAACCTCGAAGATTGAGGATCTGGTCGAAGAACTCGCCGAGGAGTACACGGTCGTGATCGTCACCCACAACATGCAACAGGCCGCTCGAATCTCCGATAAGACTGCCGTCTTCCTCACCGGTGGCCACCTCGTCGAGTTCGACGACACGAACAAAATCTTCGAAAACCCCGAAAGCGACCGCGTCGAAGACTACATCACTGGCAAATTCGGATAA
- the pstC gene encoding phosphate ABC transporter permease subunit PstC — protein sequence MSQPDFSHDGIRTARGKAFRYLFMLCALLSILTTVAIILTLLVDAVDFFAEVSLGEFLTGTRWSPTNEPVAFGVLPLISGTLVITVGSALVALPIGLLTAIYLSEYASERRRAYLKPALEVLAGVPTVVYGYFALVYVTPALDTFLPLSTFNALSASIMVGIMIIPMVSSISEDAMSAVPDSLRQASYGLGATKFTVSTSVVVPAAVSGIFSSFILALSRAIGETMIVAIAAGQTPRLIDVTDPAGLFLNSIQTMTAAMVQIGTGDIVGQGEAYKSLFAVGLTLFVITFAMNLVSELVASRYREEYR from the coding sequence ATGAGCCAACCGGACTTCTCCCACGACGGGATCCGGACGGCACGCGGGAAGGCGTTTCGCTACCTCTTCATGCTGTGTGCGCTGCTGTCGATCCTGACCACCGTCGCGATCATCCTGACGCTGCTCGTCGACGCGGTCGATTTCTTCGCGGAAGTTTCCCTCGGCGAGTTCCTCACCGGCACGCGGTGGAGCCCGACGAACGAACCCGTCGCCTTCGGCGTCTTACCGTTGATTTCGGGGACGCTGGTCATCACGGTCGGATCGGCGCTCGTTGCGCTCCCGATCGGCCTGCTGACGGCGATCTACCTGAGCGAGTACGCCTCCGAGCGCCGTCGAGCTTACCTGAAGCCGGCACTCGAGGTGCTTGCGGGCGTGCCGACGGTCGTCTACGGCTACTTCGCGCTCGTCTACGTCACGCCGGCGCTGGATACGTTCCTGCCGTTGTCGACGTTCAACGCGCTGTCGGCGTCGATCATGGTCGGCATCATGATCATCCCGATGGTCTCGTCGATCAGTGAAGACGCGATGAGCGCCGTTCCGGATTCCCTGCGGCAGGCCAGTTACGGCCTCGGCGCGACGAAGTTTACCGTCTCGACATCCGTCGTCGTTCCGGCGGCGGTGTCGGGCATCTTCTCATCGTTCATCCTCGCACTCTCGCGAGCGATCGGTGAGACGATGATCGTCGCCATCGCAGCGGGACAGACCCCGCGGCTGATCGACGTGACTGATCCTGCAGGACTGTTCCTGAACTCGATTCAGACGATGACCGCCGCGATGGTCCAGATCGGGACCGGCGACATCGTCGGCCAGGGAGAAGCGTACAAGAGTCTCTTCGCGGTCGGACTCACCCTGTTCGTTATCACCTTCGCTATGAACCTCGTCAGTGAACTCGTTGCATCGCGCTACCGGGAGGAGTATCGATAA
- a CDS encoding PstS family phosphate ABC transporter substrate-binding protein → MSRDSTASLPTAVGRRDFLAAAGVALSGSLAGCSSILAAEGDQVNIAGSSTVFPVTEAIGSAFSEEHPTINVSISQTGTGGGFGNFFCAGRTDINNASREIADAEIEQCGENSITPIELTVATDALTVVVNPDADWIDCLTVDQLREIWSADGAERWSDINDDWPDEEFELYGAATTSGTFDYFNEAVLGEDVNHRSDYYATERDRTIVQGVRGSEAAMGYFGFSFYSENPDSIKAVSIDDGNGCVEPSIETAMSGEYTPLSRPLFIYVAKESLEKPAVRDFARFYMEQAATDLVSEVGYVPITEEKRDENLERLEEAIEEVTA, encoded by the coding sequence ATGTCGAGAGATTCCACGGCGTCGCTGCCGACCGCGGTCGGTCGGCGTGATTTTCTCGCCGCGGCGGGCGTTGCCCTCTCCGGCAGCCTCGCTGGTTGTAGCAGCATTCTCGCTGCGGAGGGTGACCAAGTGAACATCGCGGGGAGCAGTACGGTGTTTCCCGTGACCGAGGCGATCGGTTCCGCCTTCTCCGAAGAACACCCGACTATCAACGTCTCGATCAGTCAGACTGGGACCGGTGGTGGGTTCGGGAACTTCTTCTGTGCAGGCCGAACCGACATTAACAACGCGAGTCGAGAGATCGCCGACGCCGAAATCGAACAGTGTGGGGAGAACAGTATCACACCGATAGAACTCACCGTCGCGACCGACGCGCTGACGGTCGTCGTCAATCCGGACGCCGATTGGATCGACTGCCTCACCGTCGACCAGCTCCGTGAGATCTGGAGCGCTGACGGTGCCGAGCGCTGGAGCGATATCAACGACGACTGGCCCGACGAGGAGTTCGAACTGTACGGGGCCGCGACGACGTCGGGGACGTTCGATTACTTCAACGAGGCGGTCCTCGGCGAGGATGTCAACCACCGAAGCGACTACTACGCAACCGAACGCGACCGAACGATCGTCCAGGGCGTTCGCGGATCGGAGGCCGCGATGGGATACTTTGGCTTTTCGTTCTACAGCGAAAATCCGGACTCGATCAAGGCGGTCTCCATCGACGACGGAAACGGCTGCGTCGAGCCGTCGATCGAGACAGCAATGTCCGGCGAATACACGCCCCTCTCGCGGCCGCTTTTCATCTACGTCGCCAAGGAGTCGCTCGAGAAACCGGCAGTCCGTGACTTCGCTCGCTTCTACATGGAACAGGCCGCGACGGACCTCGTCTCCGAGGTCGGCTACGTCCCGATCACCGAAGAGAAACGCGACGAGAACCTCGAGCGACTCGAGGAGGCGATCGAGGAGGTGACAGCATGA